The Desulfuromonas acetexigens genome has a segment encoding these proteins:
- a CDS encoding ribonuclease HII, which produces MSLELFPSAELSSGFFEERARALGYGAIAGIDEAGRGPLAGPVVAAAVILPKAYELTGLNDSKKLSAARREHLFPLIRTQARAIGVGIVSAEEIDRINILQATLQAMSLAVRRLKVPADYLLVDGITPVPLPVPQQTLKQGDSRCAAIAAASIIAKVVRDRILIAYDERYPGYGLARHKGYGSAAHLAAIADLGPTPLHRKSFAGVREHLERP; this is translated from the coding sequence ATGAGCCTGGAGCTTTTCCCTAGCGCCGAACTTTCTTCGGGGTTCTTTGAGGAACGGGCCCGTGCCCTCGGTTACGGCGCTATCGCCGGGATCGACGAGGCCGGTCGCGGGCCGTTGGCCGGCCCGGTGGTGGCGGCGGCGGTGATCCTTCCCAAGGCCTACGAGTTGACGGGGTTGAACGATTCCAAAAAACTTTCGGCTGCCCGTCGCGAGCATCTTTTTCCTCTGATCCGTACCCAAGCCCGCGCCATCGGCGTCGGCATCGTCTCGGCCGAGGAAATCGACCGGATCAACATTCTCCAAGCCACTCTGCAGGCCATGTCTTTGGCGGTACGGCGGCTCAAAGTCCCGGCCGACTACCTGCTGGTGGACGGCATCACCCCTGTTCCCCTGCCCGTGCCGCAACAGACCCTCAAGCAGGGGGACAGCCGCTGCGCCGCCATCGCCGCCGCGTCGATCATCGCCAAGGTGGTGCGCGACCGCATCCTCATCGCCTATGACGAGCGCTATCCCGGTTACGGCCTGGCTCGGCACAAGGGTTACGGCAGTGCCGCCCACTTAGCTGCCATCGCTGACCTCGGGCCGACCCCGCTGCATCGCAAAAGTTTCGCCGGGGTCCGTGAACATCTGGAGCGGCCATGA
- a CDS encoding YraN family protein, whose translation MTEARQSLGRWGEEVAARYLERRGLRVLHRNLRTPVGEIDILAREGKTLVFVEVKTRRSLAFGSPQEAVGPTKQRQILRAAQWHLSGAAPRTTVRFDVVAILAGPGEPVIEHIVNAFGLD comes from the coding sequence ATGACCGAGGCGCGACAAAGCCTGGGCCGCTGGGGGGAAGAAGTGGCCGCCCGTTATCTGGAGCGGCGCGGATTGCGGGTGTTGCATCGGAACCTGCGCACCCCGGTGGGGGAGATCGATATTCTCGCCCGGGAAGGGAAGACCCTGGTCTTCGTTGAGGTCAAAACCCGCCGGAGCCTGGCTTTCGGCAGTCCCCAGGAGGCGGTGGGGCCGACCAAGCAGCGGCAAATCCTGCGTGCCGCTCAGTGGCATTTGTCCGGGGCCGCGCCGCGCACGACCGTCCGTTTCGATGTGGTGGCGATCCTGGCCGGTCCTGGCGAGCCGGTCATTGAGCATATCGTCAATGCCTTCGGGCTGGACTGA
- the rplS gene encoding 50S ribosomal protein L19: MNIIDRLEMEQIRKNIPQFKAGDTLRVHVKIVEGDKQRIQVYQGVCIKRVNRGAGSTFTVRKISNGVGVERIFSLHSPAVEKIENIMVGRVRRAKLYYLRNLHGKAARIKEKRLA; the protein is encoded by the coding sequence ATGAATATCATTGATCGTCTGGAGATGGAACAGATCCGCAAGAATATTCCCCAGTTCAAGGCCGGGGATACCCTGCGGGTTCACGTCAAGATCGTTGAAGGGGATAAACAGCGCATCCAGGTTTACCAGGGTGTCTGTATCAAACGAGTCAACCGCGGCGCCGGTTCGACCTTCACCGTACGCAAGATTTCCAACGGTGTCGGCGTGGAGCGGATTTTCTCCCTGCACTCCCCGGCGGTGGAAAAGATTGAAAACATTATGGTCGGCCGGGTGCGCCGGGCCAAGCTCTACTACCTGCGCAACCTGCACGGCAAGGCCGCTCGCATCAAGGAAAAGCGTCTCGCCTAA